A single genomic interval of Amycolatopsis albispora harbors:
- a CDS encoding cystathionine beta-synthase, giving the protein MEYAEHIVDLVGNTPLVKLNALADGLKPLVLAKVEYVNPGGSVKDRIALRMVEAAERSGELKPGGTIVEPTSGNTGVGLAMVAQRKGYKCVFVCPDKVSEDKRNVLKAYGAEVVVCPTAVAPEHPESYYNVSDRLVGEIEGAWKPNQYANPENPASHYHSTGPELWRQTDGRITHFVAGVGTGGTISGTGRYLKEVSDGKVKVVGADPEGSVYSGGSGRPYLVEGVGEDFWPETYDRSVADEIIPISDADSFHVTRRLAREEGLLVGGSCGMAVAAALKLAERGTEDDVIVVLLPDSGRGYLTKVFNDSWMASYGFLPPDSTGATVGDVLRRKDGSLPDLVHSHPNETVGEAVAILREFGVSQMPVVSAEPPVMAAEVVGAVNERDLLDALFTGKAGLADRLETHMSPPLPTMGAGEPVGSAMKALTAADGALVLVDGKPAGVVTRQDLLAFLAGR; this is encoded by the coding sequence GTGGAGTACGCCGAACACATCGTCGATCTGGTGGGCAACACGCCGCTGGTGAAGCTGAACGCGCTGGCCGACGGCCTCAAGCCGCTGGTGCTGGCGAAGGTCGAGTACGTCAACCCCGGCGGGAGCGTGAAGGACCGCATCGCGCTGCGCATGGTGGAGGCGGCCGAGCGCTCGGGCGAGCTGAAGCCCGGCGGCACGATCGTCGAGCCGACCTCGGGCAACACCGGCGTCGGGCTGGCCATGGTCGCCCAGCGCAAGGGCTACAAGTGCGTGTTCGTCTGCCCGGACAAGGTCAGCGAGGACAAGCGCAACGTGCTCAAGGCCTACGGCGCCGAGGTGGTGGTCTGCCCGACCGCCGTCGCGCCGGAGCACCCCGAGTCCTACTACAACGTCTCGGACCGCCTGGTCGGCGAGATCGAGGGCGCCTGGAAGCCGAACCAGTACGCCAACCCGGAGAACCCGGCCAGCCACTACCACTCGACCGGCCCGGAGCTGTGGCGGCAGACCGACGGCCGGATCACCCACTTCGTCGCCGGGGTCGGCACGGGCGGCACCATCTCCGGCACCGGGCGCTACCTCAAGGAGGTCAGCGACGGCAAGGTCAAGGTGGTCGGCGCGGACCCCGAGGGCTCGGTGTACTCGGGCGGCAGCGGACGGCCGTACCTGGTCGAGGGCGTCGGCGAGGACTTCTGGCCGGAAACCTATGACCGGTCGGTCGCCGACGAGATCATCCCGATCTCCGACGCCGACTCCTTCCACGTCACCCGCCGCCTGGCCCGCGAGGAGGGCCTGCTGGTCGGCGGCTCGTGCGGGATGGCCGTGGCCGCCGCGCTGAAGCTCGCCGAACGCGGCACCGAGGACGACGTGATCGTGGTGCTGCTGCCCGACAGCGGCCGCGGCTACCTGACCAAGGTGTTCAACGACTCGTGGATGGCCTCCTACGGCTTCCTGCCCCCGGACTCGACCGGCGCCACCGTCGGTGACGTGCTGCGGCGCAAGGACGGTTCGCTGCCGGACCTGGTGCACAGCCACCCCAACGAGACCGTCGGCGAGGCGGTGGCCATCCTGCGCGAGTTCGGCGTCAGCCAGATGCCGGTGGTCAGCGCGGAACCGCCGGTGATGGCGGCCGAGGTGGTGGGCGCGGTCAACGAGCGCGACCTGCTCGACGCGTTGTTCACCGGCAAGGCCGGGCTGGCCGACCGGCTGGAGACGCACATGTCCCCGCCGCTGCCCACGATGGGCGCGGGGGAGCCGGTCGGCTCGGCGATGAAGGCGCTGACCGCGGCCGACGGCGCGCTGGTGCTCGTCGACGGCAAGCCGGCCGGGGTCGTGACCAGGCAGGATCTCCTCGCGTTCCTCGCCGGGAGGTAG
- a CDS encoding acetyl-CoA C-acetyltransferase: MPEAVIVSAARSPIGRANKGSLVSMRPDDLAVQMVRAALDKVPQLDPAAIDDLMLGCGLPGGESGFNMGRAVAVELGYDHLPGCTVTRYCSSSLQTTRMALHAIKAGEGDVFISAGVETVSRFSKGSSDSWPDTHNPLFAEAEQRTKETAEQGADSWTDPRENGQLPDVYIAMGQTAENLARLKNVSREEMDEFGVRSQNLAEKAIADGFWAKDITPVTLPDGTVVAKDDGPRAGVTLEGVSGLKPVFRPDGRVTAGNCCPLNDGAAALVVMSDTKAKELGITPLARVVSTGVSGLSPEIMGYGPVEASRQALARAGLSIGDIDLVEINEAFAAQVIPSYQDLGIDLEKLNVNGGAIAVGHPFGMTGARITSTLINSLQHHDKQFGLETMCVGGGQGMAMVLERLS; this comes from the coding sequence ATGCCCGAAGCCGTGATCGTGTCCGCCGCGCGTTCCCCGATCGGGCGTGCCAACAAGGGGTCGCTGGTCAGCATGCGCCCCGACGACCTGGCCGTGCAGATGGTGCGTGCCGCGCTGGACAAGGTGCCGCAGCTCGACCCCGCGGCGATCGACGACCTGATGCTCGGCTGCGGCCTGCCCGGCGGTGAGTCCGGCTTCAACATGGGCCGCGCGGTGGCCGTCGAGCTGGGTTACGACCACCTGCCCGGCTGCACCGTCACCCGCTACTGCTCGTCGAGCCTGCAGACCACCCGGATGGCGCTGCACGCGATCAAGGCGGGCGAGGGCGACGTGTTCATTTCCGCCGGGGTGGAGACCGTCTCGCGGTTCTCCAAGGGCAGTTCGGACTCGTGGCCGGACACGCACAACCCGCTGTTCGCCGAGGCCGAGCAGCGCACGAAGGAGACCGCCGAGCAGGGCGCGGACAGCTGGACCGACCCGAGGGAGAACGGGCAGCTGCCCGACGTCTACATCGCGATGGGCCAGACCGCGGAGAACCTGGCGCGGCTGAAGAACGTCTCCCGCGAGGAGATGGACGAGTTCGGCGTCCGGTCGCAGAACCTGGCGGAGAAGGCGATCGCCGACGGGTTCTGGGCCAAGGACATCACGCCGGTGACGCTGCCCGACGGCACGGTGGTGGCCAAGGACGACGGGCCGCGCGCCGGAGTCACGCTGGAGGGCGTGTCCGGGCTGAAGCCGGTGTTCCGGCCGGACGGCCGGGTCACCGCGGGCAACTGCTGCCCGCTCAACGACGGTGCCGCGGCGCTGGTGGTGATGTCCGACACGAAGGCCAAGGAACTCGGGATCACGCCGCTGGCGCGCGTGGTGTCCACCGGGGTTTCCGGGCTGTCGCCGGAAATCATGGGCTACGGGCCGGTCGAGGCTTCGCGTCAGGCGCTCGCGCGGGCCGGGCTGTCCATCGGGGACATCGACCTGGTGGAGATCAACGAGGCGTTCGCCGCGCAGGTCATCCCGTCGTACCAGGATCTCGGGATCGATCTGGAGAAGCTGAACGTCAACGGCGGCGCGATCGCGGTCGGGCACCCGTTCGGCATGACCGGGGCGCGCATCACCTCGACGCTGATCAACTCGCTGCAGCACCACGACAAGCAGTTCGGCCTGGAGACCATGTGCGTCGGTGGCGGGCAGGGCATGGCGATGGTGCTGGAGCGCCTGTCCTGA
- a CDS encoding YeeE/YedE family protein — MVAASKTESKSEPKFLPAFPTSCAAPAPRPEEPVRVVPLAVAGLLAVGLTWYVWASYGAKNGVLLALGLGLGLALFHSRFGFTSAWRQLIAVGNGQGLRAHTLLLGTAATLIALIVSTGSGLFGSVPKATGGPIGLALFAGAVLFAIGMQLGGACASGTLFAVGSGQSTIVLTLGGFIAGSVLYTWAFPLFDGWPSLPGVLLADHVGWFGSWLITIAVLVAIVYVTKLVQARRNPPPVDVVPTASGFARILRGSWPILVGAVVLGVLAGAVFLVSGGIWGVTFAFALWGAKVLQLFGLHPEAWEFWQSTSNAKALASPVWTDKTTLTNVGIMIGAAIAAAAAGAWKIHSQIPWRTAVAAVLGGVLMGIGARLAGGCNIGAYLGGISVGSLHGWLWGLFALGGTWIGLKLRPLFGLGNPKPSDSIC; from the coding sequence ATGGTGGCCGCGTCCAAGACCGAGTCCAAGTCCGAGCCGAAGTTCCTCCCCGCCTTCCCGACCTCCTGCGCCGCCCCCGCGCCGCGGCCCGAGGAGCCGGTCCGGGTGGTGCCGCTGGCCGTCGCCGGGCTGCTCGCGGTGGGGCTGACCTGGTACGTCTGGGCCTCCTACGGCGCCAAAAACGGCGTCCTCCTCGCACTCGGGCTCGGCCTCGGGCTGGCCCTGTTCCACTCCCGCTTCGGCTTCACCTCGGCCTGGCGCCAGCTGATCGCCGTCGGCAACGGCCAGGGCCTCCGCGCCCACACCCTGCTCCTCGGCACCGCGGCCACGCTGATCGCGCTCATCGTGTCCACCGGCTCCGGGCTGTTCGGCTCGGTGCCCAAGGCCACCGGCGGCCCGATCGGCCTGGCCCTGTTCGCCGGGGCGGTGCTCTTCGCGATCGGCATGCAGCTGGGCGGCGCCTGCGCGTCAGGCACGCTGTTCGCGGTCGGCTCCGGGCAGTCGACGATCGTGCTCACGCTCGGCGGCTTCATCGCCGGTTCCGTGCTCTACACCTGGGCTTTCCCGCTCTTCGACGGCTGGCCGTCGCTGCCGGGCGTGCTGCTGGCCGACCACGTCGGCTGGTTCGGCTCCTGGCTGATCACCATCGCCGTGCTGGTCGCCATCGTCTACGTGACCAAGCTCGTGCAGGCACGCCGGAACCCGCCGCCGGTGGACGTGGTGCCGACCGCCAGCGGCTTCGCCAGGATCCTGCGCGGCTCGTGGCCGATCCTGGTCGGCGCGGTGGTGCTCGGCGTGCTCGCCGGCGCGGTTTTCCTGGTGTCCGGCGGGATCTGGGGCGTCACCTTCGCCTTCGCGCTGTGGGGCGCGAAGGTGCTGCAGCTGTTCGGCCTGCACCCGGAGGCCTGGGAGTTCTGGCAGAGCACGAGCAACGCCAAGGCACTCGCGAGTCCTGTGTGGACGGACAAGACCACGCTGACCAACGTGGGCATCATGATCGGCGCCGCGATCGCCGCCGCGGCGGCCGGGGCGTGGAAGATCCACAGCCAGATCCCGTGGCGCACCGCGGTGGCCGCGGTGCTCGGCGGCGTCCTGATGGGCATCGGCGCGCGGCTGGCGGGCGGCTGCAACATCGGCGCCTATCTCGGCGGCATCTCCGTGGGCAGCCTGCACGGCTGGCTGTGGGGCCTGTTCGCGCTCGGCGGCACCTGGATCGGGCTCAAGCTGCGCCCGCTGTTCGGCCTCGGCAACCCGAAGCCGTCGGACAGCATCTGCTGA
- a CDS encoding Bax inhibitor-1/YccA family membrane protein codes for MRSSSNPAFRRLPVGNGTQYGPNMGFGQPQGGVPGYGPPQAPAGSADRPMTVDDVVIKTGMSLGVALITGIIAAIWAQGQAAANAMGPILGVMIGGMLVGLVISLVIIFKQKPSGPLTLAYSAAEGVFLGAISGLFEMLYPGIALQAIIGTAGVFVTMLVVYKTGAVKVTPKLTKWIIGAVVGAAILMLVNLVTSFFGFNPLRDGGPIAIIFSLVVIGIAAFSFLLDFDQADRMIREGMPSKWAWFAAFGLMTTLVWLYLEILRLLSYLQSD; via the coding sequence GTGCGTTCCAGCAGCAACCCCGCGTTCCGGCGCTTGCCCGTGGGCAACGGAACCCAGTACGGGCCGAACATGGGCTTCGGCCAGCCGCAGGGTGGCGTGCCCGGCTACGGCCCGCCGCAGGCTCCGGCCGGCTCCGCCGACCGGCCCATGACCGTCGACGACGTCGTCATCAAGACCGGGATGAGCCTCGGCGTAGCGCTCATCACCGGCATCATCGCCGCGATCTGGGCACAGGGCCAGGCCGCGGCCAACGCGATGGGCCCGATTCTCGGGGTGATGATCGGCGGCATGCTGGTCGGCCTCGTGATTTCGCTGGTCATCATCTTCAAGCAGAAGCCGAGCGGGCCGCTGACGCTGGCCTACTCGGCCGCCGAAGGTGTGTTCCTCGGTGCGATCTCCGGGCTGTTCGAGATGCTCTACCCGGGCATCGCGCTGCAGGCCATCATCGGCACCGCCGGTGTGTTCGTCACCATGCTGGTGGTCTACAAGACCGGCGCGGTGAAGGTCACCCCCAAGCTGACCAAGTGGATCATCGGGGCCGTCGTCGGCGCCGCGATCCTGATGCTGGTCAACCTGGTGACCAGCTTCTTCGGCTTCAACCCGCTGCGCGACGGCGGGCCGATCGCGATCATCTTCAGCCTGGTGGTGATCGGCATCGCGGCGTTCAGCTTCCTGCTGGACTTCGACCAGGCCGACCGGATGATCCGCGAGGGCATGCCGTCGAAGTGGGCGTGGTTCGCGGCGTTCGGCCTGATGACCACGCTGGTCTGGCTGTACCTGGAGATCCTGCGGCTGCTCTCGTACCTGCAGAGCGACTAG
- a CDS encoding SDR family oxidoreductase yields the protein MATFLVTGATGLIGRHFTSRLLTREEVDSVTLVVRESSRARLSALVDGWPHPERVKLVTGDLTEPLLGLDEATRDELRGQVDHVMHLAALYDLTADDEESIRANVEGTAQVLALSADLRAGRLHHVSSVAVAGDYQGVFTEEMFDAGQRLPTPYHRTKFEAERLVREQHEVPYRIYRPAAVVGHSRTGEMDKIDGPYYVFPAISRLTSLPSLPLVGPDIGDTNLVPVDYVADALVALSLKPGLDGQVFHLVNPEPQPVTDVYNAFAKAAGAPTISTELDERLSRGVLKLIRFSENIPGVSIARDAVLERLGIPPVLLDTMTFPSVFSSASTRKALAGSGVEVPRLDDYAPALWRYWREHLDPFRARKHGPRGELDGRRVIITGASSGIGRATALKVAEQGGVPLLVARRQHELEEVRDEIIAAGGHASVYPADLTDEESVHKAVDAMLAEHGRIDMLVNNAGRSIRRSIKLSYDRFHDYERAMAINYFGAVRLILAVLPHMSERKFGHIVNVSSIGVQGIAPRFSAYAASKAALDYFSRIAATETHGDGITFTTIHMPLVRTPMIRPTKIYDAFPTKSPDQAAEMVLKALKERPKHIGTPIGQAIGLAYTLTPGLTDAVAYQGFRIFPDSTAAGGEGGLKIGRGERHLSKAATALAKLTKGFHW from the coding sequence ATGGCGACCTTCCTGGTGACCGGGGCGACCGGGCTGATCGGCCGCCACTTCACGAGCCGCCTGCTCACCCGCGAGGAAGTCGACTCGGTCACGCTGGTGGTCCGCGAATCCTCCCGCGCCAGGCTGTCCGCCCTCGTCGACGGCTGGCCGCATCCCGAACGGGTGAAACTGGTCACCGGCGACCTCACCGAACCGCTGCTCGGCCTGGACGAGGCCACCCGTGACGAGCTGCGCGGCCAGGTCGACCACGTCATGCACCTCGCCGCGCTCTACGACCTCACCGCCGACGACGAGGAGAGCATCCGCGCCAACGTCGAGGGCACCGCGCAGGTCCTGGCCCTGTCCGCCGACCTGCGGGCGGGCCGCCTGCACCACGTGTCGTCGGTGGCCGTGGCCGGTGACTACCAGGGCGTGTTCACCGAGGAGATGTTCGACGCGGGCCAGCGCCTGCCGACCCCGTACCACCGCACCAAGTTCGAGGCCGAGCGCCTGGTCCGCGAGCAGCACGAGGTGCCGTACCGGATCTACCGCCCGGCCGCGGTGGTCGGCCACTCGCGCACCGGCGAGATGGACAAGATCGACGGCCCGTACTACGTCTTCCCCGCCATCTCGCGGCTCACCTCGCTGCCGAGCCTGCCGCTGGTCGGCCCGGACATCGGCGACACCAACCTGGTCCCGGTCGACTACGTGGCCGACGCGCTGGTCGCGCTCAGCCTCAAGCCCGGCCTGGACGGGCAGGTCTTCCACCTGGTCAACCCGGAACCGCAGCCGGTCACCGACGTCTACAACGCCTTCGCCAAGGCCGCGGGCGCGCCGACGATCAGCACCGAGCTGGACGAGCGGCTCTCGCGCGGGGTGCTCAAGCTGATCAGGTTCAGCGAGAACATCCCCGGGGTCTCGATCGCGCGCGACGCGGTGCTGGAACGGCTCGGCATCCCGCCGGTGCTGCTGGACACGATGACCTTCCCGTCGGTGTTCTCCTCGGCGAGCACGCGCAAGGCGCTGGCCGGGTCCGGCGTGGAGGTGCCGCGGCTGGACGACTACGCGCCCGCGCTGTGGCGGTACTGGCGCGAGCACCTCGACCCGTTCCGCGCGCGCAAGCACGGCCCGCGCGGTGAGCTGGACGGCCGCCGCGTGATCATCACCGGCGCGTCGTCGGGCATCGGCCGGGCGACCGCGCTCAAGGTGGCCGAGCAGGGCGGGGTGCCGCTGCTGGTGGCGCGGCGGCAGCACGAACTCGAGGAGGTCCGCGACGAGATCATCGCCGCCGGCGGGCACGCCTCGGTGTACCCGGCGGACCTGACCGACGAGGAGTCGGTGCACAAGGCGGTCGACGCCATGCTCGCCGAGCACGGCCGCATCGACATGCTGGTGAACAACGCGGGCCGGTCGATCCGGCGCTCGATCAAGCTGTCCTACGACCGCTTCCACGACTACGAGCGCGCGATGGCGATCAACTACTTCGGCGCGGTCCGGCTCATCCTCGCCGTGCTGCCGCACATGTCGGAGCGCAAGTTCGGGCACATCGTGAACGTGTCCTCGATCGGCGTGCAGGGCATCGCGCCGCGGTTCTCCGCGTACGCCGCGTCGAAGGCCGCGCTCGACTACTTCTCGCGCATCGCCGCCACCGAGACCCACGGCGACGGCATCACCTTCACCACCATCCACATGCCGCTGGTGCGCACGCCGATGATCCGGCCGACCAAGATCTACGACGCGTTCCCGACAAAATCACCCGATCAGGCGGCGGAGATGGTGCTCAAGGCGCTCAAGGAGCGGCCGAAGCACATCGGCACGCCGATCGGCCAGGCCATCGGGCTGGCCTACACGCTCACCCCCGGGCTCACCGATGCCGTGGCGTACCAGGGCTTCCGCATCTTCCCGGACTCGACGGCGGCCGGCGGCGAGGGCGGGCTCAAGATCGGCCGTGGCGAACGTCACCTGTCGAAGGCGGCCACCGCACTCGCGAAATTGACCAAGGGATTCCACTGGTAG
- a CDS encoding cell division protein DivIVA — MAGSAGRSSERETGFLPLRREYGQAWHGFDRSQVLQYLDHVEAQVRRIMADRDSAMAQASTLSRELENARREISNLHARVEELKKPPERLEDLDERMQRTVKLAQMRAEEITQRAKVAAENHWTATTEAADKLRDRYTKLLAEVDKQADAIQREQRAALDATRAEVQRLTVDATRHRERLDIEAERKRRSLEMEFDAKHAADHAALEKHVADQRAASKQQAERRLAEATAEAKRRVDEATAEAKRLVDEATRDAERRTTDATTKVNKLSELQQQALARLRAADEVLSRNAEALDPLEDEADESITAPADAEKAAAAESKDEDKKPSPNGNGSGSGSGSGSGNGGGNGVKPEPEKASASS; from the coding sequence ATGGCTGGAAGTGCTGGACGGTCCTCCGAACGCGAAACCGGATTCCTCCCCCTCCGTCGGGAATACGGGCAGGCGTGGCACGGGTTCGATCGCAGCCAGGTGCTGCAGTACCTGGACCACGTCGAGGCCCAGGTGCGCCGGATCATGGCCGATCGCGATTCGGCCATGGCGCAGGCCAGCACGCTGTCCAGGGAACTGGAGAACGCCCGGCGGGAGATCAGCAACCTGCACGCGCGGGTCGAGGAGCTGAAGAAGCCGCCGGAGCGGCTCGAGGACCTCGACGAGCGCATGCAGCGCACGGTCAAGCTCGCCCAGATGCGGGCCGAGGAGATCACCCAGCGCGCGAAGGTGGCCGCCGAGAACCACTGGACGGCGACCACCGAAGCCGCGGACAAGCTGCGTGACCGCTACACCAAGCTGCTGGCCGAAGTGGACAAGCAGGCCGACGCGATCCAGCGCGAGCAGCGTGCCGCGCTCGACGCCACGCGGGCCGAGGTGCAGCGCCTGACCGTGGACGCCACCCGCCACCGCGAGCGGCTCGACATCGAGGCCGAGCGCAAGCGCCGTTCGCTGGAGATGGAGTTCGACGCCAAGCACGCCGCGGACCACGCCGCGCTGGAGAAGCACGTCGCCGACCAGCGCGCGGCGAGCAAGCAGCAGGCCGAGCGCCGGCTGGCCGAGGCGACGGCGGAGGCCAAGCGCCGGGTGGACGAAGCCACCGCCGAGGCCAAGCGCCTGGTCGACGAGGCCACCAGGGACGCCGAGCGCCGCACCACCGACGCCACCACCAAGGTCAACAAGCTCTCCGAGCTCCAGCAGCAGGCGCTCGCCCGGCTGCGTGCCGCGGACGAGGTGCTCAGCCGCAACGCCGAAGCGCTCGACCCGCTGGAGGACGAGGCGGACGAGTCGATCACCGCGCCGGCCGACGCGGAGAAGGCCGCCGCTGCCGAGTCGAAGGACGAGGACAAGAAGCCGTCGCCCAACGGAAACGGCAGCGGCAGCGGCAGCGGCAGTGGCAGCGGCAATGGCGGTGGCAACGGCGTCAAGCCGGAACCGGAGAAGGCCAGCGCGTCGTCGTGA
- a CDS encoding alkene reductase, which translates to MPTESPLLRPYRDGSLSLPNRVAMAPMTRGRADDDTGVPHPLTSLYYAQRASAGLIVTEGIWPVRTGKSTPGVPGIATAEQVAAWREVTTAVHAAGGRVFAQLWHAGRVSHPSLIGEQTVAPSAVRAEGRVYVKGGWTGTTTPRALSTAELERLVEDFATAARNAIDAGFDGVEIHGANGYLLHEFLADNTNLRTDRYREKIRYPLEVTEAVVAAVGADRVGYRISPGNPENDLVEKDWPALYRELLGEFTRLGLAYLHVVGTDEKVFPEVRPHWPGLLVGNLHQGPPSGREDAERLLEAGLADVIAFGRLFIGNPDLPARFATGAPLVQVDKQLHYGSALKGYVDFPAVTTTRWPSPVPA; encoded by the coding sequence ATGCCTACCGAAAGCCCGCTGCTCCGCCCCTACCGGGACGGCTCGCTCTCGCTCCCGAACCGCGTCGCGATGGCGCCGATGACCCGCGGCCGCGCCGACGACGACACCGGCGTCCCGCACCCGCTGACCAGCCTGTACTACGCCCAGCGCGCGAGCGCCGGGCTGATCGTCACCGAGGGGATCTGGCCGGTGCGCACCGGCAAGAGCACCCCCGGCGTGCCCGGGATCGCGACCGCCGAGCAGGTCGCCGCCTGGCGTGAGGTGACCACCGCGGTGCACGCGGCGGGCGGGCGTGTCTTCGCCCAGCTGTGGCACGCCGGCCGGGTCAGCCACCCGTCGCTGATCGGCGAGCAGACCGTCGCGCCCTCGGCCGTGCGTGCCGAAGGCCGGGTCTACGTCAAGGGCGGCTGGACCGGGACGACCACTCCGCGCGCGCTGAGCACCGCCGAGCTGGAGCGGCTCGTCGAGGACTTCGCGACCGCCGCGCGCAACGCGATCGACGCCGGGTTCGACGGTGTCGAGATCCACGGCGCGAACGGTTACCTGCTGCACGAGTTCCTCGCCGACAACACGAACCTGCGCACCGACCGCTACCGCGAGAAGATCCGGTACCCGCTGGAGGTCACCGAGGCCGTGGTCGCGGCCGTCGGCGCCGACCGCGTCGGTTACCGGATCTCGCCGGGCAACCCGGAGAACGACCTGGTCGAGAAGGACTGGCCGGCGCTCTACCGCGAGCTGCTGGGCGAGTTCACCCGGCTCGGGCTCGCGTACCTGCACGTGGTCGGCACCGACGAGAAGGTGTTCCCGGAGGTGCGGCCGCACTGGCCAGGGCTGCTCGTCGGCAACCTGCACCAGGGCCCGCCGTCCGGCCGCGAGGACGCGGAACGGCTGCTCGAGGCCGGGCTGGCCGACGTGATCGCGTTCGGCCGGTTGTTCATCGGCAACCCGGACCTACCGGCCCGGTTCGCCACCGGCGCGCCACTGGTCCAGGTGGACAAGCAGCTCCACTACGGCTCGGCGCTGAAGGGTTACGTGGACTTCCCGGCGGTCACGACGACGCGCTGGCCTTCTCCGGTTCCGGCTTGA
- a CDS encoding MerR family transcriptional regulator: MRIGDLSRRTGVSVRALRYYEEEHLLQPGRDANGYRCFQESDVAKVVQIQLFYSAGLCSSKIAQLLPCVEGTAEYIVPGPGLAKDLEVARQRIRGQIAELETSLGILERVLAASNGSAERCVPVTRGPRGAVDLNIS, from the coding sequence ATGAGGATCGGTGACCTGTCCCGGCGCACCGGGGTCAGTGTGCGGGCTCTGCGGTACTACGAAGAAGAGCACCTGCTCCAGCCCGGCCGCGACGCCAACGGGTACCGCTGCTTCCAGGAGAGCGACGTCGCCAAGGTCGTGCAGATCCAGCTGTTCTACTCGGCCGGGCTGTGCAGCAGCAAGATCGCGCAGCTGCTGCCGTGCGTGGAGGGCACGGCGGAGTACATCGTGCCGGGGCCGGGGCTGGCGAAGGACCTCGAAGTGGCCAGGCAGCGCATCCGCGGCCAGATCGCCGAGCTGGAGACCTCGCTCGGCATTCTCGAACGCGTGCTCGCGGCGTCGAACGGTTCGGCCGAGCGCTGCGTGCCGGTCACGCGCGGGCCACGCGGCGCGGTGGACCTGAACATTAGTTGA
- the soxR gene encoding redox-sensitive transcriptional activator SoxR, with translation MAVAQELTIGEMVERCGVPASALRFYEREGLIRSRRTSGNQRRYGRHMLRRVAFIRASQSVGIPLAVIREVLDFLPADAPPTKEFWERASECWRKELNSRIEKMERMRDRFTECIGCGCLSFEQCQLMNPEDKLAALGPGPRRL, from the coding sequence ATGGCCGTTGCCCAGGAGTTGACCATCGGGGAGATGGTCGAGCGCTGCGGGGTGCCCGCGTCGGCACTGCGCTTCTACGAACGCGAGGGGCTCATCCGGAGCCGCCGCACCAGCGGGAACCAGCGGCGCTACGGCAGGCACATGCTGCGGCGCGTGGCGTTCATCCGGGCTTCGCAGAGCGTCGGCATCCCGCTCGCGGTGATCCGCGAGGTGCTGGACTTCCTGCCCGCGGATGCCCCGCCCACCAAGGAGTTCTGGGAGCGGGCCTCGGAGTGCTGGCGCAAGGAGCTGAACAGCCGCATCGAGAAGATGGAGCGGATGCGCGACCGGTTCACCGAGTGCATCGGCTGCGGCTGCCTGTCGTTCGAGCAGTGCCAGCTGATGAACCCGGAGGACAAGCTGGCCGCGCTCGGCCCCGGCCCGCGACGGCTCTAG
- a CDS encoding GntR family transcriptional regulator, translating into MDTDTARQPLAAVRQRVRDELRERILNGRLKPGDRLVERDLAEDLGVSRVPVREAIRSLEADGFVVVQSPRRVVVRQLSEVDVEELFDVREALESMAAARAAERADAAGLRGLKKLVDQAGRATAANRPARIAELNSRFHEEIIALAGNSLLSTVMQPLADRLHWLTSQNEHWSDLFDEHRELYEAIASGDPERARTCALEHVRTNRAVTLKQLFPEG; encoded by the coding sequence GTGGACACCGACACGGCGCGGCAGCCGCTGGCCGCGGTGCGGCAGCGCGTGCGCGACGAACTGCGCGAGCGCATCCTCAACGGCAGGCTGAAGCCGGGGGACCGGCTGGTCGAGCGTGACCTCGCCGAGGATCTCGGGGTTTCGCGCGTGCCGGTGCGCGAGGCGATCCGCAGCCTGGAGGCCGACGGCTTCGTGGTGGTGCAGTCACCGCGCCGGGTGGTGGTCCGTCAACTGTCCGAAGTGGACGTCGAGGAGCTGTTCGACGTGCGCGAGGCACTGGAGTCGATGGCCGCCGCGCGGGCCGCCGAGCGTGCCGACGCGGCCGGGTTGCGCGGGCTCAAGAAGCTGGTGGACCAGGCCGGGCGCGCCACCGCGGCGAACCGGCCCGCCCGCATCGCCGAGCTGAACAGCCGGTTCCACGAGGAGATCATCGCGCTGGCGGGCAACAGCCTGCTGTCCACCGTGATGCAGCCGCTCGCCGACCGGCTGCACTGGCTGACCAGTCAGAACGAGCACTGGTCCGACCTGTTCGACGAGCACCGCGAGCTGTACGAGGCGATCGCCTCCGGTGATCCGGAGCGGGCCAGGACCTGCGCGCTGGAACACGTGCGGACGAACCGCGCGGTGACCCTGAAGCAGCTTTTCCCCGAGGGCTAG